Proteins encoded in a region of the Sphingomonas sp. HMP9 genome:
- a CDS encoding hybrid sensor histidine kinase/response regulator produces MASFALPTPARNAALVAAVSGTAAAAIVLLLVGSWIAAAGFFAAAVIVIGALIAWRLLNPVAQTAARPVDWDLTRTVAEAGTDALAITDRAGRLVCANDAYEALFEGFPTPPGLPLDDTGAAALADAGRSAWRDGTAQVERLNARGICLSAQIARAGDDADMLVWRFVTAQEHDLAETLAALLAGPTGDRLGGSGIMAALLSPDGRVRTANRVLRARACGDEYDSIEGRDFARFLITDSRGLVRFEREGLEGTPLRVLQIPFLDGDDAPVLVALLDEEENAPALGASASAHVRSLVSMMPFGMALVDRDGRFLQMNDSFLRAAGVNAVAPPLYPGDLVVREDKAAVADAIRKFASGATHSADMAVRLKDHPDEPVALTIAGARGLGDAAVLLSLKDNSEESRLKREVAQATKMQAVGQLAGGVAHDFNNILTAIIGHCDLMLMRHSPGDSDYDDIQQVRTNSNRAASLTRQLLAFSRQQTLRPQILQLPDVVSEVSNLLKRLMGENVRLDMTHGRNLGPVRADPGQLEQVVVNLAVNARDAIVSANARGGGVLTITTRAVPASEVREMASDILPVADYTALIVQDTGTGIPPDVLPKIFEPFFTTKEFGKGTGLGLSTVYGIVKQSGGYIFADSKPGQGATFSMYLPVHSAPAATRPMVVKPTPKPVDLWGTGTILLVEDEDMVRAVAERALVRQGYTVLTAENGEIALEVLEKHGRPDLLISDVVMPQMDGPTMVRHAREKFPDLPILFMSGYAEEQLRKSIDLDNVAFLPKPFSVQELAEAARDVLATR; encoded by the coding sequence ATGGCATCGTTCGCTTTACCCACACCCGCCCGCAACGCGGCGCTCGTCGCCGCCGTCTCGGGCACCGCCGCCGCGGCGATCGTCCTCCTGCTGGTCGGCAGCTGGATCGCGGCCGCCGGTTTCTTCGCCGCGGCCGTCATCGTCATCGGCGCGCTGATCGCGTGGCGCCTGCTGAACCCCGTCGCCCAGACTGCGGCACGCCCGGTCGACTGGGACCTCACCCGCACCGTCGCCGAAGCAGGCACCGACGCGCTCGCGATTACCGACCGCGCCGGACGCCTGGTTTGCGCCAACGACGCGTATGAAGCGCTGTTCGAAGGCTTTCCGACGCCCCCCGGACTCCCGCTGGACGATACCGGCGCCGCAGCCCTTGCCGACGCCGGCCGATCCGCCTGGCGCGACGGTACCGCGCAGGTCGAACGCCTCAATGCGCGGGGCATCTGCCTGTCCGCGCAGATCGCGCGCGCTGGCGACGATGCCGACATGCTCGTCTGGCGCTTCGTCACTGCGCAGGAACACGACCTTGCCGAGACGCTCGCCGCGCTGCTCGCCGGCCCGACCGGCGACCGGCTCGGCGGCAGCGGCATCATGGCGGCCTTGCTCTCGCCCGACGGCCGCGTCCGCACTGCCAACCGCGTGCTCAGAGCGCGTGCGTGCGGCGATGAATACGACTCGATCGAAGGCCGCGATTTCGCCCGCTTCCTCATCACCGACAGCCGGGGCCTCGTCCGCTTCGAACGCGAGGGCCTTGAGGGCACGCCGCTCCGCGTCCTCCAGATTCCGTTCCTCGACGGCGATGACGCGCCCGTCCTGGTCGCGCTGCTCGACGAGGAGGAGAATGCCCCCGCGCTTGGCGCCAGTGCCTCCGCGCACGTCCGCAGCCTGGTCAGCATGATGCCGTTCGGTATGGCGCTCGTCGACCGCGACGGCCGCTTCCTCCAGATGAACGATTCGTTCTTGCGCGCCGCCGGCGTCAATGCGGTCGCGCCGCCGCTCTATCCGGGCGATCTCGTCGTCCGCGAGGACAAGGCCGCGGTCGCCGACGCGATCCGGAAATTCGCGAGCGGCGCGACGCATTCCGCCGACATGGCGGTCCGGCTCAAGGATCACCCCGACGAGCCGGTCGCGCTCACCATCGCCGGTGCGCGCGGCCTCGGCGACGCCGCCGTCCTGCTCAGCCTCAAGGACAATAGCGAGGAAAGTCGCCTCAAGCGCGAGGTCGCTCAGGCCACCAAGATGCAGGCGGTCGGCCAGCTCGCGGGCGGCGTCGCGCATGATTTCAACAACATCCTGACCGCGATCATCGGGCATTGCGACCTGATGCTGATGCGCCATTCGCCCGGCGACAGCGATTATGACGACATCCAGCAGGTCCGCACCAACTCGAACCGCGCCGCCAGCCTGACGCGCCAACTGCTCGCCTTCTCGCGCCAGCAGACGCTCCGCCCGCAAATCCTCCAGCTCCCCGACGTCGTCTCGGAAGTTTCGAACCTGCTCAAGCGCCTCATGGGCGAGAACGTCCGGCTGGACATGACACACGGCCGCAATCTCGGCCCGGTCCGTGCTGATCCGGGCCAGCTCGAACAGGTCGTCGTCAATCTCGCGGTCAACGCGCGCGACGCGATCGTCTCGGCGAACGCGCGCGGTGGCGGCGTGCTGACGATCACCACGCGCGCGGTGCCCGCGTCGGAGGTGCGCGAGATGGCGTCCGACATTCTGCCCGTCGCCGACTATACCGCGCTGATCGTCCAGGACACCGGCACCGGCATCCCACCCGACGTGCTGCCCAAGATCTTCGAGCCGTTCTTCACCACCAAGGAATTCGGCAAGGGCACCGGCCTTGGCCTCTCGACCGTCTACGGCATCGTCAAACAGTCCGGCGGCTACATCTTCGCCGACAGCAAGCCGGGGCAGGGCGCGACCTTCTCGATGTACCTGCCGGTCCATTCGGCGCCCGCCGCCACGCGTCCGATGGTCGTCAAGCCGACGCCCAAGCCCGTCGACCTGTGGGGCACGGGCACGATCCTGCTGGTCGAGGACGAGGACATGGTCCGCGCAGTCGCCGAGCGTGCGCTGGTGCGCCAAGGCTATACCGTGCTGACCGCGGAAAACGGCGAGATAGCACTGGAAGTACTGGAGAAACACGGTCGCCCCGACCTGCTCATCAGCGACGTCGTCATGCCGCAGATGGATGGCCCGACAATGGTCCGTCATGCGCGCGAGAAATTTCCCGACCTGCCGATCCTGTTCATGTCTGGCTATGCCGAGGAGCAGTTGCGCAAGTCGATCGACCTCGACAATGTCGCGTTTCTGCCCAAGCCCTTCTCGGTCCAGGAACTCGCCGAAGCGGCACGAGACGTGCTGGCCACGCGCTGA
- a CDS encoding response regulator, which yields MTAPQQILIVEDEPLIAMMLEDFLEVLDKGVAGSVDTVADALKRIEEGGVDGAILDVNLRGGEKSTAVAEALAAKGVPFVFATGGGDDGVAPEFRDRPRLQKPFTMDGVAKALAGL from the coding sequence ATGACCGCTCCCCAACAGATCCTCATCGTCGAGGACGAACCGTTGATCGCCATGATGCTCGAGGATTTCCTCGAGGTGCTGGACAAGGGGGTGGCGGGTTCCGTCGACACCGTCGCCGATGCGTTGAAGCGGATCGAAGAGGGCGGCGTCGACGGCGCGATCCTCGACGTGAACCTGCGTGGCGGCGAAAAAAGCACCGCAGTCGCCGAGGCCTTGGCGGCAAAGGGCGTCCCGTTCGTCTTTGCCACCGGCGGCGGCGATGACGGTGTCGCCCCGGAGTTCCGCGACCGCCCGCGATTGCAGAAGCCCTTCACGATGGACGGCGTAGCAAAGGCATTGGCGGGACTCTGA
- the ilvD gene encoding dihydroxy-acid dehydratase, giving the protein MTRTFDKSRLPSRHVSVGPERAPHRSYYYAMGLDEEQIARPFVALASAGNNSAPCNTTLDAQADAAQAGVIQGGGMPRRFNTITVTDGIAMGHQGMKASLVSREVIADSVELSVRGHCYDALVGFAGCDKSLPGMMMAMLRLNIPSVFVYGGSILPGRYQERDVTVVDVFEIVGKYAAGACPLSEVHALEKVACPGHGACGGQYTANTMACVAEAIGLSIPNSNMVPAPYITREQIAVAAGAQVMECLADNIRPRDICTREAFINAARVVAATGGSTNAALHLPAMASEAGIEFDLFDVAEIFKTTPYIADLKPGGKYVAKDMYEAGGVYMLMKTMLAGGFLDGSCMTVTGKTLGENIDQVTWNPDQKVIYDINTPLTPTGGVVGLRGSLAPDGAIVKVAGMHRLQFSGPARVFDCEEDTFAAVENREINEGEVIVIRYEGPKGGPGMREMLSTTAALYGLGMGESVALITDGRFSGGTRGFCIGHVGPEAADGGPIALVENGDIIHIDAEAGTIDLDVPEDVMAARRAAWVPRTNDYGSGALWRYAKTVGPAYKGAVTHPGAAAETHVYADI; this is encoded by the coding sequence ATGACCCGCACATTCGATAAATCGCGCCTGCCGAGCCGCCATGTCTCCGTCGGTCCCGAACGCGCCCCGCACCGCAGCTATTACTACGCGATGGGCCTCGACGAGGAGCAGATCGCGCGCCCGTTCGTCGCGCTCGCGTCCGCCGGCAATAACTCCGCGCCCTGCAACACCACGCTAGACGCGCAGGCCGATGCCGCGCAGGCAGGCGTCATCCAGGGCGGCGGGATGCCGCGCCGGTTCAACACGATCACCGTCACCGACGGGATCGCGATGGGCCACCAGGGCATGAAGGCCTCGCTGGTGAGCCGCGAAGTCATCGCCGATTCGGTCGAGCTCTCGGTCCGCGGCCATTGCTACGACGCGCTGGTCGGGTTCGCCGGTTGCGACAAATCCTTGCCCGGCATGATGATGGCGATGCTCCGCCTCAATATCCCGAGCGTGTTCGTCTATGGCGGCTCGATCCTGCCCGGCCGCTACCAGGAGCGCGACGTCACCGTCGTCGACGTCTTCGAGATCGTCGGCAAATACGCGGCGGGTGCGTGCCCGCTGTCCGAGGTCCACGCGCTCGAGAAGGTCGCGTGCCCCGGCCATGGCGCCTGCGGTGGCCAGTACACCGCCAACACGATGGCCTGCGTCGCCGAGGCGATCGGATTGTCGATCCCGAACAGCAACATGGTGCCGGCGCCTTACATCACGCGCGAACAGATTGCGGTCGCGGCGGGTGCGCAGGTCATGGAGTGCCTCGCCGACAATATCCGCCCGCGCGACATCTGCACGCGCGAGGCGTTCATCAACGCCGCGCGCGTCGTCGCCGCGACCGGCGGCTCGACCAACGCCGCACTGCATCTGCCTGCGATGGCGTCCGAAGCCGGCATCGAGTTCGACCTGTTCGACGTCGCCGAGATCTTCAAGACGACGCCGTATATCGCCGATCTCAAGCCCGGCGGTAAGTACGTCGCCAAGGACATGTACGAGGCCGGCGGCGTCTACATGCTGATGAAGACGATGCTGGCCGGCGGCTTCCTCGACGGCAGCTGCATGACCGTGACGGGCAAGACGCTGGGCGAGAACATCGACCAGGTGACGTGGAACCCCGACCAGAAGGTCATCTACGACATCAACACCCCGCTGACGCCTACTGGCGGCGTCGTGGGCCTGCGCGGCAGCCTCGCCCCCGACGGCGCGATCGTGAAGGTCGCCGGCATGCACCGCCTCCAGTTCAGTGGCCCCGCACGCGTGTTCGACTGCGAGGAGGACACCTTCGCCGCGGTCGAAAACCGCGAGATCAACGAAGGCGAAGTCATCGTCATCCGCTACGAAGGCCCCAAGGGCGGCCCCGGCATGCGCGAAATGCTGTCGACCACCGCCGCGCTCTACGGCCTCGGCATGGGCGAGAGCGTTGCGCTGATCACCGACGGCCGCTTCTCGGGTGGCACGCGCGGCTTCTGCATCGGCCATGTCGGCCCCGAAGCCGCCGATGGCGGCCCGATCGCGCTCGTCGAAAACGGCGACATCATCCATATCGATGCCGAGGCCGGCACGATCGACCTGGACGTTCCCGAGGACGTCATGGCAGCGCGCCGCGCGGCATGGGTCCCGCGTACCAACGATTACGGTTCGGGCGCACTGTGGCGCTATGCGAAGACCGTCGGCCCGGCCTACAAGGGCGCCGTCACGCACCCAGGAGCCGCAGCCGAAACCCATGTCTACGCGGATATCTAA
- a CDS encoding NAD(P)H-hydrate epimerase, translated as MIRIEGQPILTAAEMRAAEDAVIATGVSVDTLMERAGTAIAHAVRRLAGSNDVLILCGPGNNGGDGYVAARVLAEMGATVRIAALSEPKTDAAKAARAGWSGPVETLADAQPAPILVDALFGTGLTRALGVIETTSQASNPRRSPRTRGPRIGRQARRWNLAGPPRPRGNGPLLRSFTPSSPPPSSASP; from the coding sequence ATGATCCGGATCGAAGGCCAACCCATCCTGACCGCTGCCGAAATGCGCGCCGCCGAAGACGCGGTAATCGCGACCGGCGTCTCGGTGGACACGCTGATGGAGCGAGCCGGCACCGCAATCGCGCACGCCGTCCGCCGCCTGGCCGGATCGAACGACGTCCTGATCCTGTGCGGCCCCGGCAACAACGGCGGCGACGGCTATGTCGCCGCGCGCGTGCTGGCCGAGATGGGCGCAACGGTGCGCATCGCCGCGCTGTCCGAACCAAAGACGGATGCGGCCAAGGCGGCGAGGGCAGGGTGGTCGGGGCCGGTCGAAACGCTGGCCGACGCGCAGCCCGCCCCGATCCTCGTCGACGCGCTGTTCGGCACCGGGCTGACGCGGGCCCTCGGTGTGATCGAGACCACGAGCCAAGCTTCCAACCCTCGCCGTTCCCCGCGGACGCGGGGGCCCAGGATAGGCCGTCAGGCGCGCCGTTGGAACTTAGCTGGGCCCCCGCGTCCGCGGGGGAACGGTCCGTTGTTGAGAAGCTTCACACCCTCGTCACCGCCGCCCAGCTCAGCATCGCCGTAG
- a CDS encoding NAD(P)H-hydrate dehydratase yields the protein MKPAHLLQPAARYCGNIRLLDIGVPTISDAEVLKAPILPTPGPDAHKYTRGMVAIIAGTMSGAADLAALAAMRAGAGYVTLLGDSQGPPHALVRTPFSTQALANDRIGALVIGPGLGRDDAARTRLDAALAAGHPMIIDGDALRLIDPDRIKALKVPVILTPHAGEFDALFGKSDADKITRARDAAARANAVVVFKGADTVIAAPDGRVRVAQAASDWLSTAGTGDVLAGAIGAILAAGLDPLDAAGAGVWLHGDAARRLGAAFIADDLADALRCARAAL from the coding sequence GTGAAGCCCGCGCACCTCCTCCAACCCGCCGCCCGCTACTGCGGCAATATCCGCCTCCTAGACATCGGCGTCCCTACCATCAGCGACGCCGAAGTCCTGAAAGCCCCAATCCTCCCGACCCCCGGCCCGGACGCACACAAATACACGCGAGGCATGGTCGCGATCATCGCCGGGACCATGTCAGGCGCCGCCGACCTCGCCGCGCTCGCCGCGATGCGCGCCGGCGCCGGCTACGTGACCTTGCTCGGCGACAGCCAGGGCCCCCCGCACGCGCTGGTCCGCACGCCGTTCTCAACCCAAGCGCTCGCCAACGACCGGATCGGCGCGCTCGTCATCGGCCCAGGCCTCGGCCGCGACGACGCCGCCCGCACCCGCCTCGACGCCGCGCTCGCGGCCGGTCACCCGATGATCATCGACGGCGACGCGCTTCGCCTGATCGACCCCGACCGTATCAAGGCGCTGAAGGTCCCCGTCATCCTTACCCCGCACGCAGGCGAGTTCGACGCGCTCTTCGGCAAGTCGGACGCCGATAAGATCACCCGCGCCCGCGACGCCGCCGCCCGCGCGAACGCGGTCGTCGTCTTCAAGGGCGCGGACACCGTCATCGCCGCCCCCGACGGCCGAGTCCGCGTCGCACAGGCCGCCAGCGACTGGCTCTCCACCGCGGGGACCGGCGACGTCCTCGCCGGCGCGATCGGCGCGATTCTCGCCGCGGGCCTCGATCCTCTCGATGCCGCCGGCGCAGGCGTGTGGCTCCACGGTGACGCCGCCCGCCGATTGGGCGCAGCATTTATCGCCGACGACTTGGCGGACGCGCTGCGGTGCGCCAGAGCGGCCTTATGA
- a CDS encoding class I SAM-dependent RNA methyltransferase codes for MTSEQTIDTIIRIAARGDGITADGRHAALTAPGDTLAADGTVTHGAHHQTPPCVHFPTCGGCQLQHLDDQSYAEFVTDRIASALDGQDLAAPIRTPHISPVRSRRRATLHAEGKGGKITLGFTAEKAHTIVDIKECWILDPRLFALVQPLRQLLRRLNFRRRADIHLTLADQGADILITGFAPEGLAAAEALTKFCKDQKIARVAFDDGLGPETRWEPDAVTITLGGVPVPLPPASFLQATPDGEAALTAAVIEAIGKATTVADLFAGLGTFTLAIPAKVYAAEGARDALASLKAAAHSTQRPVYPEHRDLYRRPLTVAELDRFDAVVIDPPRSGAREQATALAACKTPVIVYVSCNPATFARDAKELCDAGWRIDWVQPVGQFRWSTHVELAAKFTRPAPPSSS; via the coding sequence ATGACTTCTGAACAGACGATCGACACCATCATTCGCATCGCGGCGCGCGGCGACGGGATCACCGCCGACGGCCGCCACGCCGCGCTGACCGCCCCCGGCGACACGCTCGCCGCCGACGGCACCGTCACGCACGGGGCCCACCACCAGACGCCGCCCTGCGTGCATTTCCCGACCTGCGGCGGCTGCCAGCTCCAGCATCTCGACGACCAGAGCTATGCCGAGTTCGTCACCGACCGCATCGCCTCCGCGCTCGACGGGCAGGACCTGGCCGCGCCCATCCGCACCCCGCACATCTCGCCCGTGCGCAGCCGCCGCCGCGCGACGCTTCACGCCGAGGGCAAGGGCGGCAAGATCACGCTCGGCTTCACCGCCGAAAAGGCGCACACGATCGTCGACATCAAGGAATGCTGGATCCTCGATCCGCGCCTGTTCGCGCTCGTCCAGCCGCTCCGCCAGCTGCTCCGGCGCCTGAACTTCCGTCGCCGCGCCGACATCCACCTGACGCTCGCCGATCAGGGCGCGGACATCCTGATCACCGGTTTCGCCCCCGAAGGGCTCGCGGCCGCCGAGGCACTCACCAAATTCTGCAAAGACCAGAAAATCGCGCGCGTCGCGTTCGATGACGGTCTCGGACCCGAGACGCGCTGGGAGCCCGACGCGGTCACGATCACGCTCGGCGGCGTTCCCGTCCCGCTGCCGCCCGCCTCGTTCCTGCAGGCCACGCCCGATGGCGAGGCCGCGCTGACCGCCGCCGTGATCGAAGCGATCGGCAAGGCCACCACCGTGGCCGACCTGTTCGCCGGGCTCGGTACCTTCACGCTGGCGATCCCCGCCAAGGTCTACGCCGCCGAAGGCGCACGCGACGCGCTCGCCTCGCTAAAGGCCGCCGCGCACAGCACGCAGCGCCCGGTCTATCCCGAGCACCGCGACCTCTATCGCCGCCCGCTGACCGTCGCCGAACTCGATCGCTTCGACGCGGTCGTGATCGACCCGCCCCGCTCCGGCGCGCGCGAGCAGGCGACCGCGCTGGCGGCGTGCAAGACACCGGTGATCGTCTACGTCTCGTGCAACCCGGCCACCTTCGCGCGCGATGCGAAGGAGCTGTGCGACGCGGGCTGGCGGATCGACTGGGTCCAGCCGGTCGGCCAGTTCCGCTGGTCCACGCATGTGGAACTCGCGGCGAAATTCACGCGCCCCGCGCCCCCATCGTCATCCTGA
- the truA gene encoding tRNA pseudouridine(38-40) synthase TruA yields the protein MTRFALTVEFDGRPFMGWQRQKHGPSVQAALEAAVLKMTGETASVQAAGRTDAGVHGMAMRAHVDIEKPLAAFRLMEGLNALVKPAPVSVLACEVVDDDWHARFSCVGRSYEYRIINRRSPLTFEAGLAWQVPQPLDADAMAAAAQALVGRHDFTTFRSAHCQADSPVRTLDRLEVVRKGERLFIYAAARSFLHHQVRSMVGCLALVGMGRWAVGDVAKALAAKDRAMLGLNAPPDGLFFVSAVYPPPSSRT from the coding sequence TTGACGCGGTTCGCGTTGACGGTGGAATTCGATGGCCGGCCGTTCATGGGCTGGCAGCGGCAGAAGCATGGGCCGAGCGTTCAGGCAGCACTCGAGGCGGCGGTGCTGAAAATGACCGGCGAGACCGCCTCGGTGCAGGCGGCGGGGCGGACCGATGCGGGCGTGCACGGGATGGCGATGCGCGCGCATGTCGATATCGAGAAGCCGCTCGCGGCGTTCCGGTTGATGGAGGGGCTGAATGCGCTGGTGAAGCCGGCGCCGGTGTCGGTGCTGGCCTGCGAGGTCGTCGATGACGATTGGCATGCGCGGTTTTCGTGTGTGGGGCGGTCGTACGAGTATCGGATTATCAACCGGCGATCGCCGCTGACCTTCGAGGCGGGGCTGGCGTGGCAGGTGCCGCAGCCGCTTGATGCGGACGCGATGGCGGCGGCGGCGCAGGCACTCGTCGGGCGGCATGATTTCACGACGTTTCGGTCGGCGCATTGCCAGGCGGACAGCCCGGTGCGGACGCTCGACCGGCTCGAGGTGGTTCGCAAGGGCGAGCGTCTGTTCATTTACGCGGCGGCGCGGTCGTTCCTGCATCATCAGGTGCGGTCGATGGTCGGGTGCCTGGCGTTGGTCGGGATGGGGCGCTGGGCGGTCGGCGATGTGGCCAAGGCGCTGGCGGCGAAGGATCGGGCGATGCTGGGGCTGAATGCGCCGCCCGACGGGTTGTTCTTCGTGAGTGCGGTGTATCCACCCCCGTCATCCCGGACTTGA
- the fmt gene encoding methionyl-tRNA formyltransferase, which yields MRIIFMGTPDFAVPVLEALVAAGHDVVAAYCQPARPGGRRGRELVPSPVQVRAESLGIEVRTPVSFKASLPEGVEAREAFAALGADVAVVAAYGLILPRALLNAPRFACLNVHGSLLPRWRGAAPVQRAILAGDSETGVGIMQMEAGLDTGAVRLEGRTDVAEKTAGDLTAELSTMGARLMVEVLGDLDTYPARPQPEEGVTYAAKIDKAEARIDFERSASEVERLVRAMNPAPGAWFEVAGERVKVLAADVLPFSFLGCEGLTVDDALTIGCGDGAIRPTLVQRAGRGVTSTEELLRGFPVRSGTQL from the coding sequence ATGCGGATCATCTTCATGGGAACGCCGGACTTCGCAGTGCCGGTGCTGGAGGCCCTCGTCGCGGCGGGGCATGACGTCGTTGCGGCGTATTGCCAGCCGGCGCGACCGGGCGGGCGGCGCGGGCGCGAGCTGGTGCCGTCGCCGGTACAGGTTCGGGCGGAGTCGCTGGGGATCGAAGTCCGGACGCCGGTGTCGTTCAAGGCGTCGCTGCCCGAGGGGGTTGAGGCTCGGGAGGCGTTTGCGGCCTTGGGGGCGGATGTCGCGGTCGTCGCGGCGTATGGCCTGATCCTGCCGCGCGCGCTGCTAAATGCGCCGCGGTTCGCGTGCCTGAACGTGCACGGCTCGCTGTTGCCGCGGTGGCGCGGGGCGGCGCCGGTGCAGCGGGCTATCCTCGCGGGCGATTCGGAAACCGGCGTTGGCATCATGCAGATGGAGGCGGGGCTGGATACCGGGGCGGTTCGGCTCGAGGGGCGGACCGACGTTGCGGAGAAGACGGCGGGCGACCTCACCGCCGAGCTGTCGACGATGGGAGCACGGTTGATGGTCGAGGTGCTGGGCGATCTCGACACCTACCCTGCCCGGCCGCAGCCCGAGGAGGGCGTCACCTATGCCGCCAAGATCGACAAGGCGGAGGCGCGGATCGACTTCGAACGGTCGGCGAGCGAGGTCGAGCGGCTGGTGCGCGCGATGAACCCTGCGCCCGGCGCGTGGTTCGAGGTCGCTGGCGAGCGCGTGAAGGTGCTCGCGGCGGACGTGTTGCCGTTCAGCTTTCTGGGGTGCGAGGGGCTGACGGTCGACGACGCGCTGACGATCGGCTGCGGCGACGGCGCGATCCGGCCGACCTTGGTGCAACGGGCCGGGCGCGGCGTCACATCGACCGAGGAGCTGCTGCGCGGGTTTCCAGTTCGCTCGGGGACGCAGCTTTGA
- the recR gene encoding recombination mediator RecR: MASPEIEALTQALARLPGLGPRSARRAVLHLLKKRDAALGPLREALTAVDERLENCTTCGNVDTTNPCAICADLRRDQRSLCVVEEVADLWALDRSRLFPGRFHVLGGRLSALEGIRPEDLSIDSLVRRIEVGGIDEVVLAMNATLEGQTTAHYIAERIERFPVRVTQLAHGLPVGGELDYLDEGTLAQALRARRPMA; the protein is encoded by the coding sequence ATGGCATCCCCCGAGATCGAGGCGCTGACGCAGGCGCTGGCCCGGCTCCCCGGCCTTGGCCCCCGGTCCGCACGCCGTGCCGTGCTGCATCTGCTCAAGAAGCGCGATGCGGCGCTGGGGCCGTTGCGCGAGGCGCTGACCGCGGTCGACGAGCGGCTGGAGAACTGCACCACCTGCGGCAACGTCGATACCACCAACCCCTGCGCGATCTGCGCCGACCTGCGCCGCGACCAGCGATCGCTGTGCGTGGTCGAGGAGGTTGCCGATCTCTGGGCGCTCGATCGCTCGCGGCTGTTCCCCGGCCGCTTCCATGTGCTGGGCGGCCGGCTGTCCGCGCTCGAAGGCATCCGCCCCGAGGATCTCAGCATCGACAGCCTCGTCCGCCGCATCGAAGTCGGCGGCATCGACGAAGTCGTCCTCGCGATGAACGCCACGCTGGAGGGCCAGACCACCGCGCACTACATCGCCGAGCGCATCGAACGCTTCCCGGTCCGCGTCACGCAGCTGGCACACGGCCTGCCGGTCGGCGGCGAACTCGACTATCTCGACGAAGGGACGCTGGCACAGGCGTTGCGCGCGCGCCGCCCGATGGCCTGA
- the def gene encoding peptide deformylase, protein MTVMTVLEVPDPRLRLVAEPVETVDDSTRTLVADMIETMYDFNGIGLAATQVGVQKRVLVIDLQEEKDEEDKPIKAPKAYINAEILSVSDEMSTYNEGCLSIPEQYAEVARPARCRVKWLDETGAAHEEDFDGLLSTCMQHEIDHLDGVLFIDHISRLKRDMVMKKLAKMRKLG, encoded by the coding sequence ATGACCGTAATGACCGTTCTCGAAGTCCCCGATCCCCGCCTGCGCCTCGTCGCCGAGCCGGTGGAGACTGTCGATGATTCCACCCGCACGCTCGTCGCCGACATGATCGAGACGATGTATGACTTCAACGGCATCGGCCTGGCGGCGACTCAGGTCGGCGTGCAGAAGCGCGTCCTCGTCATCGACCTTCAGGAAGAGAAGGACGAGGAGGACAAGCCGATCAAGGCACCCAAGGCGTATATCAACGCCGAGATCCTGTCAGTCAGCGACGAGATGTCGACCTACAATGAGGGCTGCCTCTCGATCCCCGAGCAATATGCCGAGGTGGCACGCCCGGCGCGCTGCCGCGTGAAGTGGCTCGACGAAACCGGCGCGGCCCACGAGGAGGATTTCGACGGTCTGCTCTCGACCTGCATGCAGCACGAGATCGACCATCTCGACGGCGTGTTGTTCATCGACCACATCAGCCGCCTGAAGCGCGACATGGTGATGAAGAAGCTGGCGAAAATGCGCAAGCTGGGGTGA